One Natronoarchaeum mannanilyticum genomic window carries:
- the leuC gene encoding 3-isopropylmalate dehydratase large subunit, with protein MSKGTLYDKVWENHKVTELPTGQDQLFVGLHLIHEVTSPQAFGMLEERDLDVAFPELTHATVDHIVPTADQSRPYKEDAAEEMMAELEQNVRDAGIEFSDPTTGDQGIVHVIGPEQGITQPGKTIVCGDSHTSTHGAFGALAFGIGTSQIRDVLATGTVAMEKQKVRKIEVTGELQEGVEAKDIILEIIRRLGTEGGVGYVYEYAGEAIEDLDMEGRMSICNMSIEGGARAGYVNPDETTYEWLEETDYFQENPEKFEELKPYWESIRSDDDAEYDDVVTIDGSSLEPVVTWGTTPGQGIGITDPIPSPEELPEEKQDTARRAQEHMRVEPGETMEGYDIDVAFLGSCTNARLPDLRRAARIVKGRQVDDDVRAMVVPGSQRVQRKAKEEGLKDIFEEAGFEWRNAGCSMCLGMNEDQLEGDEACASSSNRNFIGRQGSKDGRTVLMNPRMVAAAAITGEVSDVRDLKEVNLA; from the coding sequence ATGAGTAAGGGCACGCTGTACGACAAAGTCTGGGAGAACCACAAGGTAACCGAGCTGCCGACGGGACAGGATCAGCTGTTCGTCGGCCTCCACCTCATCCACGAGGTCACCAGCCCGCAGGCGTTCGGGATGCTCGAAGAGCGCGACCTCGACGTCGCGTTCCCGGAGCTGACCCACGCGACGGTCGACCACATCGTTCCGACGGCCGACCAGTCCCGCCCCTACAAGGAGGACGCCGCCGAGGAGATGATGGCTGAACTGGAGCAGAACGTCCGCGACGCCGGGATCGAGTTCTCCGATCCGACGACCGGCGACCAGGGCATCGTCCACGTCATCGGTCCGGAGCAGGGGATCACCCAGCCCGGCAAGACGATCGTCTGCGGCGACTCCCACACGTCGACCCACGGCGCGTTCGGCGCGCTCGCCTTCGGCATCGGGACGAGCCAGATCCGCGACGTGCTGGCGACCGGCACTGTCGCGATGGAGAAACAGAAGGTTCGCAAGATCGAGGTCACCGGCGAACTCCAGGAGGGCGTCGAAGCCAAGGACATCATCCTGGAGATCATCCGCCGGCTCGGCACCGAGGGCGGCGTCGGCTACGTCTACGAGTACGCCGGCGAGGCCATCGAGGACCTCGACATGGAGGGCCGGATGTCGATCTGCAACATGTCGATCGAGGGCGGCGCCCGCGCGGGCTACGTCAACCCCGACGAGACCACCTACGAGTGGCTCGAGGAGACCGACTACTTCCAGGAGAACCCCGAGAAGTTCGAGGAACTCAAGCCGTACTGGGAGTCGATCCGGTCCGACGACGACGCCGAGTACGACGACGTCGTCACGATCGACGGCTCCTCGCTCGAACCGGTCGTCACCTGGGGCACCACGCCCGGGCAGGGCATCGGCATCACGGACCCGATTCCGTCGCCCGAGGAGCTGCCCGAGGAGAAGCAGGACACCGCCCGGCGCGCCCAGGAGCATATGCGCGTCGAGCCCGGCGAGACGATGGAAGGGTACGACATCGACGTCGCCTTCCTCGGCTCGTGTACGAACGCGCGCCTCCCCGACCTGCGACGGGCCGCCCGGATCGTCAAGGGCCGGCAGGTCGACGACGACGTGCGCGCGATGGTCGTCCCCGGCAGCCAGCGCGTGCAGCGGAAGGCCAAAGAGGAGGGCCTCAAGGACATCTTCGAGGAGGCCGGCTTCGAGTGGCGCAACGCGGGCTGCTCGATGTGTCTGGGCATGAACGAGGACCAGCTGGAGGGCGACGAGGCCTGCGCCAGCTCCTCGAACCGCAACTTCATCGGCCGACAGGGCAGCAAGGACGGCCGCACCGTGCTGATGAACCCCCGGATGGTCGCCGCGGCGGCGATCACCGGCGAGGTCTCTGACGTGCGCGACCTGAAGGAGGTGAACCTCGCATGA
- the ilvN gene encoding acetolactate synthase small subunit, with protein sequence MTGGLQGPGPKDRPRPDGRRNSQGIRVDPDAEAEPDTRRAVLSALVKHEPGVLAEVSGLFSRRQFNIESLTVGPTEDDDRARITLVIEEPEPGIEQAKKQLRKLLPVVSVRELPEDANQRELALIKVGATRPDEVHAIAEMYDAKGVDAGRDTITVEITGSTQKIDAAVEAFEQFGIHEIVRTGTAALSRGAEYTATTPDGAPADD encoded by the coding sequence ATGACCGGAGGACTGCAAGGACCCGGACCGAAGGATCGACCCCGACCTGACGGTCGGCGCAACAGCCAGGGGATCCGCGTCGATCCCGACGCCGAAGCCGAACCCGACACCCGCCGCGCCGTGCTGTCGGCGCTGGTGAAACACGAGCCCGGCGTCCTGGCGGAGGTGTCGGGCCTCTTTAGCCGGCGCCAGTTCAACATCGAGAGCCTCACCGTCGGCCCGACCGAGGACGACGACCGCGCCCGGATCACGCTGGTGATCGAGGAGCCCGAGCCCGGCATCGAGCAGGCCAAAAAGCAGCTCCGGAAGCTGCTGCCGGTCGTCTCGGTGCGGGAACTGCCCGAGGACGCCAACCAGCGCGAGCTCGCGCTGATCAAGGTCGGCGCGACCCGACCCGACGAGGTCCACGCCATCGCCGAGATGTACGACGCGAAGGGCGTCGACGCCGGCCGGGACACGATCACCGTCGAGATCACCGGCAGCACCCAGAAGATCGACGCCGCCGTCGAGGCGTTCGAGCAGTTCGGCATCCACGAGATCGTCCGGACCGGCACCGCGGCGCTCTCGCGGGGCGCCGAGTACACTGCGACGACCCCCGACGGCGCGCCGGCAGACGACTGA
- the ilvC gene encoding ketol-acid reductoisomerase, whose product MADEFTTTVYRDEDADSSYIESETVAVLGYGSQGHAHALNLHESGVDVIVGLRENSSSWDEAEDAGLRVETPDVAAAEADVVKMLVPDTVQPAVYEAIEDGLDAGDTLQFAHGFNIHYGQIRPPEDVDVTMVAPKSPGHLVRRTYERGEGVPGLIAVYQDATGDAKERSLAYAQAIGCTRAGVVETTFQEEVETDLFGEQAVLCGGVTELMKMGYETLVDAGYSPEMAYFECMNEMKLIVDLIYEGGLMGMWNSVSDTAEYGGLTRGEYVVDEEYAREGMEQVLDEVQDGEFAREWISENQTNRPSYKQLRAAEEDHEIEDVGGRLRDLFAWEAQEDADEKEQVQADD is encoded by the coding sequence ATGGCAGACGAATTCACGACAACGGTATATCGAGACGAGGACGCGGACAGTTCGTACATCGAATCGGAGACGGTCGCGGTGCTGGGCTACGGCAGCCAGGGCCACGCGCACGCGCTCAACCTGCACGAGAGCGGCGTCGACGTGATCGTCGGCCTGCGGGAGAACTCCTCCTCGTGGGACGAGGCCGAAGACGCCGGCCTGCGCGTCGAGACGCCCGACGTCGCCGCCGCCGAGGCCGACGTGGTCAAGATGCTGGTGCCCGACACCGTCCAGCCCGCCGTCTACGAGGCCATCGAGGACGGCCTCGACGCCGGCGACACGCTGCAGTTCGCCCACGGCTTTAACATCCACTACGGGCAGATCCGGCCGCCCGAGGACGTCGACGTGACGATGGTCGCGCCCAAATCGCCGGGCCACCTCGTGCGCCGAACGTACGAGCGCGGCGAGGGCGTCCCCGGCCTGATCGCGGTGTACCAGGACGCCACCGGCGACGCCAAGGAGCGCTCGCTGGCCTACGCGCAGGCGATCGGCTGCACCCGCGCGGGCGTCGTCGAGACGACGTTTCAGGAGGAAGTCGAGACCGACCTGTTCGGCGAGCAGGCCGTCCTCTGTGGCGGCGTCACCGAGCTGATGAAGATGGGCTACGAGACGCTCGTCGACGCGGGCTACAGCCCGGAGATGGCGTACTTCGAGTGCATGAACGAGATGAAGCTCATCGTCGACCTCATCTACGAGGGCGGGCTGATGGGCATGTGGAACTCCGTCTCCGACACCGCCGAGTACGGCGGCCTCACCCGCGGCGAGTACGTCGTCGACGAGGAGTACGCCCGCGAGGGCATGGAGCAGGTGCTCGACGAGGTCCAGGACGGCGAGTTCGCCCGCGAGTGGATCTCGGAGAACCAGACCAACCGGCCCAGCTACAAGCAGCTGCGCGCGGCCGAGGAAGACCACGAGATCGAGGACGTCGGCGGCCGCCTGCGCGACCTGTTCGCCTGGGAGGCCCAGGAGGACGCCGACGAGAAAGAGCAAGTGCAAGCAGATGACTGA
- a CDS encoding PIN domain-containing protein has product MTAAYVFDTEAIIAFLYAEPGHEAVERRLAEVFREDAAGRESSEPSVAGAPEDAGEQSSPSPRSTSSREDAEGLLAASNASEVFYLVARFEGDSNEPTTASLRTADRDVRALERRGLSVQRADWRLVGEIKAHGDISLADACAVALAHDRDATLLAGADDDFDDLPVDVSVERFRTDGV; this is encoded by the coding sequence ATGACGGCGGCCTACGTGTTCGACACCGAGGCGATCATCGCGTTTCTCTACGCCGAACCGGGCCACGAGGCGGTCGAGCGTCGCCTCGCCGAGGTCTTTCGCGAGGACGCCGCTGGACGGGAGTCCAGCGAGCCCTCGGTCGCTGGCGCCCCCGAGGACGCCGGAGAGCAAAGCTCTCCGAGTCCTCGCTCGACTTCGTCTCGCGAGGACGCCGAAGGGCTGCTGGCGGCGTCGAACGCCTCCGAGGTCTTCTATCTCGTCGCCCGATTCGAGGGCGACTCGAACGAACCGACGACCGCGTCGCTCCGGACGGCGGACCGCGACGTTCGCGCGCTGGAACGTCGAGGGCTCTCCGTTCAGCGCGCAGACTGGCGTCTCGTCGGGGAAATAAAGGCCCACGGCGACATCTCGCTGGCCGACGCCTGTGCGGTGGCGCTCGCTCACGACCGAGATGCAACCCTGCTGGCCGGTGCAGACGACGATTTCGACGATCTGCCCGTCGACGTGTCTGTAGAGCGGTTCCGGACTGACGGCGTCTGA
- a CDS encoding DUF7557 family protein encodes MPNVNLDEETIERLDALRTEDESYDEIVSELINIYEAEELTLFTTDG; translated from the coding sequence ATGCCGAACGTCAACCTCGACGAGGAGACGATCGAACGGCTCGACGCGCTGCGAACCGAGGACGAGTCCTACGACGAGATCGTGAGCGAGCTGATCAACATCTACGAGGCCGAGGAGCTGACGCTGTTCACGACGGACGGGTAG
- the leuD gene encoding 3-isopropylmalate dehydratase small subunit, translated as MSEEVEIPEVNYVSGTGVPIRGNDIDTDQIIPARFMKVVTFDGLGEFAFFDVRFDDEDNQKDHPMNEERFQDANVMVVNNNFGCGSSREHAPQALMRWGIDALIGEGFAEIFAGNCLALGIPTVTADSETIQDLQDWVDENPDGEIDIDVEAETVTYGDRTIDVTVDDAQRKALVEGVWDTTALMKSNAGAVRDKARELPYVEDAAIPDAD; from the coding sequence ATGAGCGAGGAAGTCGAGATTCCCGAAGTCAACTACGTGTCCGGCACCGGCGTGCCGATCCGCGGCAACGACATCGACACCGACCAGATCATCCCCGCGCGGTTCATGAAGGTCGTCACGTTCGACGGCCTCGGCGAGTTCGCGTTCTTCGACGTCCGCTTCGACGACGAGGACAACCAGAAGGACCACCCGATGAACGAGGAGCGGTTCCAGGACGCCAACGTGATGGTGGTCAACAACAACTTCGGCTGCGGCTCCTCGCGCGAGCACGCCCCGCAGGCGCTGATGCGCTGGGGCATCGACGCGCTGATCGGCGAAGGGTTCGCGGAGATCTTCGCGGGCAACTGCCTCGCGCTGGGCATCCCGACCGTGACCGCGGACTCCGAGACGATCCAGGACCTGCAGGACTGGGTCGACGAGAACCCCGACGGCGAGATCGACATCGACGTCGAGGCCGAGACCGTCACCTACGGCGACCGGACGATCGACGTCACCGTCGACGACGCCCAGCGCAAGGCGCTCGTCGAGGGCGTCTGGGACACCACCGCGCTGATGAAGTCCAACGCGGGCGCCGTCCGCGACAAGGCCCGCGAACTGCCGTACGTCGAGGACGCGGCGATTCCGGACGCCGACTAA
- a CDS encoding metal-dependent hydrolase: MELTWHGHSTWHVSVEDTELLIDPFFDNPLTSTDPADVDPDYVLLTHGHADHIGSVGEFADVPVAASPELAGYVEDEYGVEETIGFNLGGTVELGDAYVTKHRADHTNGFDTDYGNGAGMPSGFVISDTKPTQVSDEESTTFYHAGDTGLMTEMRDVIAPYLEPDAAAVPAGDHFTMGPMQAAIAVDWLDVDHAFPMHYDTFGPIEIDVDDFVDEVKGTGSDADVHVLDGDETFELSEGY; encoded by the coding sequence ATGGAGCTCACCTGGCACGGCCACTCGACGTGGCACGTCTCGGTCGAGGACACAGAGCTGCTGATCGACCCGTTCTTCGACAACCCGCTCACGTCGACCGATCCGGCCGACGTCGATCCGGACTACGTCCTGTTGACCCACGGGCACGCCGACCACATCGGGAGCGTCGGCGAGTTCGCCGACGTACCGGTGGCGGCGTCGCCCGAGCTCGCGGGCTACGTCGAGGACGAGTACGGCGTCGAGGAGACGATCGGGTTCAACCTCGGCGGGACGGTCGAGCTCGGCGACGCCTACGTCACCAAGCACCGCGCCGACCACACCAACGGGTTCGACACCGACTACGGGAACGGCGCCGGGATGCCCTCCGGCTTCGTGATCAGCGATACGAAGCCCACCCAGGTCAGCGACGAGGAGTCGACGACGTTCTACCACGCCGGCGACACCGGGCTGATGACCGAGATGCGCGACGTGATCGCCCCCTACCTGGAGCCGGACGCCGCCGCCGTGCCGGCCGGCGACCACTTCACGATGGGGCCGATGCAGGCCGCGATCGCCGTCGACTGGCTCGACGTCGACCACGCGTTCCCGATGCACTACGACACGTTCGGTCCGATCGAGATCGACGTCGACGACTTCGTCGACGAGGTGAAAGGGACCGGCAGCGACGCCGACGTCCACGTGCTCGACGGCGACGAGACGTTCGAGCTCTCGGAAGGGTACTGA
- a CDS encoding DUF5799 family protein, with translation MSNGDWTDRFVGDRMSVDQEFNQRVAQSDFSSQEWGMIMTAVELDIENADDPENAELVADTEKLPQVMPALDDVREQMGGMGGAPSGGSSGSSSSGGGIVGAIKGLLGGGGGGDDERERAAAELAQEYADQFQERLESQGKWERACDAAAERAD, from the coding sequence ATGAGCAACGGAGACTGGACCGACCGATTCGTCGGCGACAGGATGTCCGTCGATCAGGAGTTCAACCAGCGAGTCGCCCAATCCGACTTCTCCAGCCAGGAATGGGGGATGATCATGACGGCGGTCGAGCTCGACATCGAGAACGCCGACGACCCCGAAAACGCCGAGCTCGTCGCCGACACCGAGAAGCTCCCGCAGGTGATGCCCGCGCTCGACGACGTCCGCGAGCAGATGGGCGGGATGGGCGGCGCGCCCTCCGGCGGGTCGTCGGGGAGTTCGAGCAGCGGCGGCGGCATCGTCGGCGCGATCAAGGGACTGCTCGGCGGCGGCGGTGGCGGCGACGACGAGCGCGAGCGAGCCGCGGCGGAGCTCGCCCAGGAGTACGCCGACCAGTTCCAGGAGCGTTTGGAGTCCCAGGGCAAGTGGGAACGAGCCTGCGACGCGGCGGCCGAGCGCGCGGACTGA
- a CDS encoding isocitrate/isopropylmalate dehydrogenase family protein, producing MTHQIAVIPGDGIGQEVTPAAVDVLNALDVEFEFVEGEAGDAVKEETGEALPQETRDLAAESDATLFGAAGETAADVILPLREVVGSFANVRPAVSYPGLDAVQPDTDLVFVRENTEGVYSGIESEIADGVTTLTRVITEEASRDIAEFGFDYAEENGYDDVTIAHKANVMRTTDGEFLDAAEAVAEERGADYDTALMDALAMHLIMHPEDYGVIICPNLAGDVLSDLAAGLVGGLGLLPSANVGPDNALFEPVHGSAPDIAGEGVANPSAMILSAAMLLDHLGYDDEGDRVRDAVEAVLDEGPRTPDLGGDASTEDVTQAVLDRL from the coding sequence ATGACCCACCAGATCGCCGTCATCCCCGGCGACGGGATCGGCCAGGAAGTGACGCCCGCCGCGGTCGACGTCCTGAACGCTCTGGACGTCGAGTTCGAGTTCGTCGAGGGCGAGGCCGGCGACGCCGTCAAGGAGGAAACTGGCGAGGCCCTACCGCAGGAAACGCGCGACCTCGCCGCCGAGTCGGACGCCACGCTGTTCGGCGCCGCCGGCGAGACCGCGGCCGACGTGATCCTCCCGCTGCGCGAGGTCGTCGGCTCCTTTGCCAACGTCCGCCCCGCGGTCTCGTACCCCGGGCTGGACGCCGTGCAGCCGGACACCGATCTCGTCTTCGTCCGCGAGAACACCGAGGGCGTCTACTCGGGCATCGAGTCCGAGATCGCCGACGGCGTCACGACGCTCACGAGGGTAATCACCGAGGAGGCGTCCCGCGACATCGCCGAGTTCGGCTTCGACTACGCCGAGGAGAACGGCTACGACGACGTCACGATCGCCCACAAGGCCAACGTGATGCGGACGACCGACGGCGAGTTCCTCGACGCGGCCGAAGCCGTCGCCGAAGAGCGCGGCGCCGACTACGACACCGCGCTGATGGACGCGCTGGCGATGCACCTGATCATGCATCCCGAGGACTACGGCGTCATCATCTGCCCGAACCTGGCGGGCGACGTGCTCTCGGACCTCGCCGCGGGGCTGGTCGGCGGGCTCGGCCTCCTACCGTCCGCCAACGTCGGCCCCGACAACGCGCTGTTCGAGCCGGTCCACGGCTCGGCGCCGGACATCGCGGGCGAAGGCGTCGCCAACCCCTCGGCGATGATCCTCTCGGCGGCGATGCTGCTCGATCACCTCGGCTACGACGACGAGGGCGACCGGGTGCGCGACGCCGTCGAGGCGGTGCTCGACGAGGGGCCGCGCACGCCGGACCTCGGCGGCGACGCCTCGACCGAGGACGTCACGCAGGCCGTGCTGGATCGGCTGTAG
- a CDS encoding OsmC family protein, with the protein MAKEVHSTSTEGYSTTNQIRDFETTIDATGEDAPDTLEALLAAYSSCYVPALRVAAEQRDVGDLGEISIDVTGELNDDDKLESVAFDVETEADVGDKADDVIERANELCKVHDALKESLGAEVNL; encoded by the coding sequence ATGGCGAAGGAAGTACACTCCACCTCGACCGAAGGGTATTCCACGACGAACCAGATCCGCGACTTCGAGACGACGATCGACGCCACCGGCGAGGACGCGCCGGACACGCTGGAGGCGCTGCTGGCGGCCTACAGCTCCTGTTACGTCCCCGCGCTGCGCGTCGCCGCGGAACAGCGCGACGTCGGCGACCTCGGCGAGATCTCGATCGACGTCACGGGCGAGCTCAACGACGACGACAAGCTGGAGTCGGTCGCGTTCGACGTCGAGACGGAGGCCGACGTCGGCGACAAGGCCGACGACGTGATCGAGCGCGCCAACGAGCTCTGCAAGGTCCACGACGCGCTCAAGGAGAGCCTCGGCGCCGAAGTGAACCTGTAG
- a CDS encoding AbrB/MazE/SpoVT family DNA-binding domain-containing protein: MSSTTDPEIIRVSPKGQATIPKSLREKLGIEAPGEVFVYEEDGRIVVEPVPSVEQLHGIHADDRESGEVLAKTRELRERDRRREDERSERLRPDRDAE, encoded by the coding sequence ATGAGTAGCACGACCGATCCCGAAATAATACGAGTATCCCCGAAGGGACAGGCGACGATTCCGAAATCCCTCCGCGAGAAACTCGGGATCGAGGCGCCCGGAGAGGTGTTCGTCTACGAGGAGGACGGCCGGATCGTCGTCGAACCGGTTCCGTCGGTCGAGCAACTCCACGGAATCCACGCGGACGATCGAGAGTCCGGAGAGGTCTTGGCGAAGACCCGCGAGCTACGTGAACGGGATCGTCGACGCGAGGACGAGCGCTCGGAGCGGTTGCGCCCGGACCGGGATGCGGAATGA
- a CDS encoding OB-fold nucleic acid binding domain-containing protein, translating into MGNCIICGAPVDGQVCSTHEEDVAFEFEGDSPDQLTANRFYRGSVDGFADFGVFVDIGDSVTGLLHRSELDRRLDSLDWDSGDEVYVKVKSVRDNGDVDLGWSIRQSADEFRGTLVDTPRGDVRKDESGDETEEQASEGNAQSAAATATPNGGRTAAVDTDERDSSSPASQAQQDADEGASEAAEDDSPADTSQSASDETDAAEAAADEATAADEATAADEADAHDEAPAEETADDAATDESDESDDAEAAIERSPVEDLDGLVDERVRIEGEVVGVRQTSGPTIFELRDETGVIECAAFEEAGVRAYPDIDVEDVVRLDGEVELRRDELQVETETLVRLEGVEADAVKDRLRSALDDAAEPDEFELLADNDDVAAIEDDLTAAATAIRRAILEARPIVVRHSATADGYAGGAAIERAALPLIREEHSRQDAVYNYFQRRPIEGHIYDMDAATSDVTDMLEDRERHGDQLPLVVLVDAGSTVESEDGYDLVDVYDVETVVVDARAPDDAAADAVDTFVNPGSDDVTTPALAANVAAAVNADVREELHHVPAVGYWEDAPAEYLALAAEAGYDADAVREIREAIALEAYYQTYKDKRELIADLLFEKAEGLAGHVSGQFRTKLDAELETAERNLTIRNASNVTFAVLDTDAYTHRFDFPNTTLLVDALHRRQRDEHGAPLVTLGVDEDEIHVRSTEPVDVRDIGQAAAERADEAGVSVVGGRDGHVEFLAGQRDAVLEAVVASIASEL; encoded by the coding sequence ATGGGTAACTGTATCATCTGTGGCGCGCCCGTCGACGGGCAAGTCTGCAGTACTCACGAAGAGGACGTAGCGTTCGAGTTCGAGGGCGACTCGCCGGACCAACTGACCGCCAACCGCTTCTACCGCGGCTCGGTCGACGGCTTCGCCGACTTCGGCGTGTTCGTCGACATCGGCGACTCCGTGACCGGCCTGCTTCACCGCAGCGAGCTGGACCGCCGGCTCGACAGCCTGGACTGGGACTCGGGCGACGAAGTGTACGTCAAAGTCAAATCGGTCCGGGACAACGGCGACGTCGACCTCGGCTGGTCGATCCGGCAGTCCGCCGACGAGTTCCGCGGCACGCTCGTGGACACGCCGCGCGGCGACGTCCGGAAAGACGAATCGGGCGACGAGACGGAGGAGCAGGCGAGCGAGGGAAACGCGCAGTCGGCCGCGGCGACGGCGACGCCTAACGGCGGTCGCACCGCGGCGGTCGACACCGACGAGCGAGACTCGTCGAGCCCTGCTTCGCAGGCTCAGCAGGACGCAGACGAAGGGGCGAGTGAAGCGGCGGAAGACGACTCGCCCGCCGACACGTCGCAGAGCGCGAGCGACGAGACGGACGCCGCCGAGGCGGCCGCTGACGAAGCGACCGCTGCCGACGAAGCGACCGCTGCCGACGAAGCGGACGCTCATGACGAAGCGCCTGCCGAAGAGACGGCGGACGACGCCGCGACCGACGAATCCGACGAGAGCGACGACGCCGAGGCGGCGATCGAGCGCTCGCCGGTCGAAGATCTCGACGGCCTCGTCGACGAGCGCGTCCGCATCGAGGGCGAGGTCGTCGGCGTCCGCCAGACGAGCGGTCCGACGATCTTCGAGCTGCGCGACGAGACGGGCGTCATCGAGTGCGCCGCCTTCGAGGAGGCCGGCGTCCGCGCCTACCCCGACATCGACGTCGAGGATGTCGTCCGACTGGACGGCGAAGTCGAGCTCCGCCGCGACGAGCTGCAGGTCGAGACCGAGACGCTGGTCCGCCTGGAGGGCGTCGAGGCCGACGCCGTCAAGGACCGGCTTCGATCCGCGCTCGACGACGCCGCCGAGCCCGACGAGTTCGAGCTGCTGGCGGACAACGACGACGTCGCCGCGATCGAGGACGACCTGACGGCCGCCGCGACCGCGATCCGGCGGGCGATCCTCGAAGCGCGGCCGATCGTGGTCCGCCACAGCGCGACCGCGGACGGCTACGCCGGCGGCGCCGCGATCGAGCGGGCCGCTCTGCCGCTGATCCGCGAGGAGCACTCCCGGCAGGACGCCGTCTACAACTACTTCCAGCGCCGCCCGATCGAGGGCCACATCTACGACATGGACGCCGCGACGAGCGACGTCACGGACATGCTGGAGGACCGCGAGCGCCACGGCGACCAGCTCCCCCTCGTGGTGCTGGTCGACGCCGGCAGCACGGTCGAGTCCGAGGACGGCTACGACCTGGTCGACGTCTACGACGTCGAGACGGTCGTCGTCGACGCGCGCGCGCCCGACGACGCGGCGGCCGACGCCGTCGACACGTTCGTCAACCCCGGCAGCGACGACGTGACGACGCCGGCGCTGGCGGCCAACGTCGCCGCGGCCGTCAACGCGGACGTGCGCGAGGAACTGCACCACGTCCCCGCGGTCGGCTACTGGGAAGACGCCCCTGCCGAGTACCTCGCGCTGGCCGCCGAAGCCGGCTACGACGCCGACGCCGTGCGCGAGATCCGCGAGGCGATCGCGCTCGAAGCCTACTACCAGACGTACAAGGACAAGCGCGAACTCATCGCCGACCTGCTGTTCGAGAAGGCCGAGGGGCTGGCGGGCCACGTCAGCGGCCAGTTCCGCACGAAGCTCGACGCCGAGCTCGAGACCGCGGAGCGCAACCTCACGATTCGGAACGCCAGCAACGTCACGTTCGCGGTGCTGGACACCGACGCGTACACGCACCGCTTCGACTTCCCGAACACGACGCTGCTGGTCGACGCGCTGCACCGCCGCCAGCGCGACGAGCACGGCGCGCCGCTGGTGACGCTGGGCGTCGACGAAGACGAGATTCACGTCCGCAGCACCGAGCCGGTCGACGTCCGCGACATCGGGCAGGCGGCCGCGGAGCGCGCCGACGAAGCGGGCGTCTCGGTCGTCGGCGGCCGCGACGGCCACGTCGAGTTCCTGGCCGGCCAGCGCGACGCCGTGCTGGAGGCCGTCGTCGCCTCGATCGCGAGCGAACTGTAA
- a CDS encoding SHOCT domain-containing protein, producing the protein MGTRTDRRERSLGATLLVWGLALLGVLFVLSLVVATAISIVTTVVAIVTTVATALLLAGIAYLAVSWALGSGASGRSDRGRERARRPGTEYDVGAEAGRRSAGERSVRERGDDGSLLGRLPGIGRGSDDSGEAASDDPLDRLADQYVRGEIGEAEYERRLERHLEQSDAARRRTGERPLDREHER; encoded by the coding sequence ATGGGTACTCGAACGGATCGACGCGAGCGCAGCCTCGGCGCGACGCTCCTGGTGTGGGGCCTGGCGCTGCTGGGCGTGCTGTTCGTGCTGTCGCTCGTCGTCGCGACGGCGATCTCGATCGTCACCACGGTCGTCGCGATCGTGACGACGGTCGCGACCGCGCTCCTGCTGGCGGGCATCGCGTACCTCGCCGTTTCGTGGGCGCTCGGGAGCGGAGCGAGCGGGCGTAGCGATCGCGGACGCGAGAGGGCACGACGCCCCGGCACGGAGTACGACGTCGGCGCCGAGGCAGGGCGTCGATCCGCCGGGGAGCGCTCGGTCCGCGAGCGCGGCGACGACGGGTCGCTGCTCGGCCGGCTCCCGGGAATCGGACGCGGTAGCGACGACTCGGGCGAGGCGGCGTCGGACGATCCGCTCGACCGGCTCGCCGACCAGTACGTTCGCGGCGAGATCGGCGAGGCCGAGTACGAGCGCCGTCTCGAACGACACCTGGAGCAGTCGGACGCGGCCCGACGCCGAACCGGGGAGCGACCCCTCGACCGGGAGCACGAACGGTAA